Below is a genomic region from Miscanthus floridulus cultivar M001 chromosome 1, ASM1932011v1, whole genome shotgun sequence.
gtttcaaggcaatttcctgtgcttgactggaggaagcaacctggagtatgtcgtgtggatcggctgagcttgccgatgggatatcctctgtgacttcatcggtggtgggttcttgaggtatgatgaccgatgacattggggcagatgtagggatcggcatagacctttgtcgttttggctgtgcttcagtatctgttgaagctttgcgctttgcttgggcatcggcaacgattggctggggggcatcgacacttgttggttgtgaagcttgggcatctggtacgtttgccgatgtacccaattgttgctgcaaaacaagtgtaagatatgatatttaacagatgaaatgtaaagtcaagaagctacctctgaaggtttatcgaaagaagtggtgcttgatatcggcggaattgccgatgacgatccagtagcagctcttaccccctgatgattaaagttaatatagtttgtgatcggcataagtgaaaataaacaaggttgttaccttaaaggctttgaccaaggttgtagcagcggccgatggagtagccctggatgtagccaatttggacttagaagtgatggtcttggtacgaatcttctggtgggtcaaagcggctaaggtgggagcgttgtagccgatcggcgatgttggggaaacaggccggagattgaagggtttcccacttttgctcaccgatggtgctgggttgttaacctgttacaagagaatcagttactgataaatgaagggaaaagcagaagggagaaggaaacttaccgcatcgtcagggatggcatattcagggtcgatcatgtgccgatatgtgtgagcagaagttgcgaacagttgttctttccactctcgccaccattgcttgtatgactcggtgatgaaagatattggtgtccaggtagatatatcaacatctgtagtatcggcatcaggagagagttgtactaccttgttccaatctgttccgcaggtgattgtttccctgggtttgatcacatcggcaaagcagagtttgattggcagttgcccaaaagccaattggcgggatactgccgatgggttgtaaaattcatatgtaatgttggtgtttttcccgctgccgaatgtgtttactggaattgccctgggagtgatgatagccatcatgagctcattatcttgattcagagtgtcatcggcaaagttgaaaagaagggggaatctgttttcttcgtcgatataaggcacctaggccctatgatcacgagaaagaccattgtagaagctttgaaagaatctgccgatttggtcttcgttggcttctgttccaggaaggacaattatggcttccccaaaattgaggggtgagcgtgttgccgattcatcatctccgagcacacaatcttcagcaatttctcgtgggaattgttgagcaaaaaagtcccattgcaaacgtttgtgcatatgggcattcagccacatgttgataaaccaccacgggcctcccaggttgccgatgggttcgccgagcaaaagtttctgagacacttggtgaagaagatgataagtggagctcagaaggtatcggccaagaggaaaccttacgccattagccaaaagttcagctgcagggaggaaggcgttggttggtcctactgatcgaccatagaagataaatttttctaaccacatattcaggaatgtggcatgttccctctggctaagtgtcccagttttctggtattcttgaatatattctgtccaaccgccgatgttacgggtattcactctatattcaggctttctaccatagatagagccttcatcggcagttgagatgtccaagccagtaagcatgtggacatcggcaagggtaggagtagctgggccatgtccaaacataaaagtattggttgtgtctgaccagaaataagcagctgcaattatcattgattcatttttctgcatatcggcaatagagagcctgatacattggtctaaccttcgttctgcccagtatacttgcatcgatctattaaccctcaaataccaatctttccaccctttggtggttttgggccaagatcggaatgtgtctttccacaaattcagagagaaattttgggctctaaaggggattctgttaacctctgcgttgatcagatcggttggatctgggttgcccattggtccaaggcattggacgtgcggctgatcggttgggataattaatttgttgcgcagttcctaaggttatggaatccagaggacagaagaaaggaaaaatcaccaactaaatgaatttgcaaaaagatcaaagtaaaaggtaatggaagtggagcgaaccgcggggacgtcgaaattgatggccattgtcttgaggaaggtggaggtacgagccggaaacttgaagttagcgccggagaagggttcttgttggttgaggtcacgcggttgttcgtcggagtcgccgccggagagagagagtgccaaggattggaggctgaagatagaaaatgagggttccggagaaatctatttataagccgcccagaataagggtattttggacttatctctatgtcgcgcgcatataggtcaaggcggttcagagggatatggtaactgttcgcgcgataatcaggggattgtacagatgagttgataacaagtaatcatgacttggaagggatatcgatacataatattttaattctgaaaatgacagcattatcatgttaagatcttgccgatgggttattgttttggtatctcaaccataatcaaggcaagagtggttggtgattgtgcgatatttactgaagtgcgtgaatcaagatgagatttgattggatttgatagcaaatcaagttttggcttggagaatgagttacggtgaTTGGGCAAagggcaagcgttatctggagtaaatttcggagcattaatggttttatactccgaaattggggggcatgtgttgacaccgttttttgcacgtgtcaaaataatcggagtggactaatcggcaaggaaaaagttattgaatactttgatagccaatgaaagccagtttgtaaagatggttgccgatagctggtgatggtcgatgtaaaggttgatttggactcgggcgttgccgatgaggttggaggtgttattgtcgatgccgatgaatggaggcttgaagactactgccgatgaaacaggaagtatgccgatgaaggaagacttgaagactactgccgatgaaacagggagtatgccgatgaaggaagacttgaagactactgccgatgaaatagggagtatgccgatgggaaggaggacagtgagatttccatcgtaattgaggtggacagggaaatagataggagttgatttccttttctgtatttgttaggttatgattcatgtaagagtcgcgtgtttccttagatatgggattggtgtcctagttgtgtttggttgtgtctctttagatcagggtataaatatggagtaaggggcaatgtaatagaaaaatatatcaatcaatatcaaaaccaacttttactcctatttgcatctatttacttttcggcgacttcgtcaatttgcatatttttcctttttacgagttctcattgattcggcgagctgcatcgcttcagtgcgaccttcggcgattctcgagttccgcgtgagcacctcttggccgtgacttccgggcgtatcgctgttgtcaggaccaaagtgttcgtatcttcatccttatcgattagcaggtcaaatcgactggcacgctttggatatcgattcgggtattagccctttgtgtttgcagatctacttttgcatcaacaatgcagtacaccatcaactacaatgccatcatctccaaggcaatgcagctcctcccaagcctttgcaaccatctcactaaatgaaggcttatcattgaatagcacaggcacgctttgcatatcaagaaactcaacatatccatagcgatcgctttcaacggtgcctccatgatatatgatcactaggttgtccatctagttcaaacatataacgaaacacatgtcctttagttaaaattagacgatagatagtacctaacaagtaatTTCTAGATAAtaactacatatatatatatatatatatatatatatatatatatatatatatatatatatatatatatatatatatatatatatatatagtgtactcactaaatagctagatcatatgtagttaactaaatatgtaactacatatctaagtagctatctaactatatctatgaacctatgtatctatgttactatctatctacatatatatctcactagatcactaactaaatcaactacctgagtcatcacattaactagtaaataataaatgtcaactaagtaggtacattgcatattcataatttttacctttccaacgactgCTCTGCGGACGTCGATGGAGTCGCAGCGGACGATGGGCTTGGGTCAGGCTGACGATCCGgaccggcggtggcacggccagCCGTTGCAGGTGGCGCGACTGACgacagcggtggcgcgcggcgagCGCGGGATGCCTGGGGCTCCGTgcggcgagtccggctcgacgggcgcgggaggcacgcCGGCGGAGGCGACGCGGCGGTCAGCCGCGGGCAATGGCgcggcagggggggggggggcggcgcaGCCACGGGGTGCGGCGCTCCTGCACGCCGAGGCGCGGGGCGGGGGGCGGCACAGCCAAGGGGCGTGGGCCGTCCGCGGTGGCGTCGTGGCATGGCgcggcgcgggcgagggcggcggcggcggagctcggctatcctagggcgagagagggagaagaacaAAGGAAAGGCGCGGACCCaataggtattaaaggctcggcgccattcacctttggcgtcgagctcggcgccaagatctacgacgcCGAGCCCTCTGATAGGTCATTCAGGAGCTCGGCACCAGATACGCTGACGTCTACCTCGGCGTCAGCAtcaatgacgccgagctaagggttcaTTTTCTAAATTTTTTCCAGCAgggatctatttgtgagaaacttaaaaaaaaatagctaaattataaaaaattcggtGCACCTTCCGTTCCTACGCCATGCTATTTGTGTTGGCGAGTTTCAGCCGCCGACCGTCTTCTGTAGTACCAGTACCTATATATATGCTACCACTGGTTGGGACTTCACTGTACATATATACACGGTTCCTTTGTTCAGAAAATTGCACGGAGTACGTACCACGACAATGCATGCATGGAGCTACAGCTACCACTAGCTGGTACTGTGCATGGTTTATTTTGTTTGTCCAGTAAAATTGCACGGTATAAATGGAGGGGATCGAGTACCACAATAGTTTGTATATGGAGCAAATAAAGGAAATCACAGTATGTATAGCTTAGGTGAACTGGTGTACATACATATATGTATTCAGGCCGGTGTGAGCACGTGTGTACAAGGTACAGAGGTCAATCTTTTCTTATCTGCTAGTCGCTATTGCCACAGTAAATTATCCGTACCTTCTGGTCAGATAATAAATAATGAAAGGAGAGTTGAAAAGAAATCCAACGTGTATGAActctgaaataaaagaaaaagtccACTGATCTGTTGCACCCGTCCACGTTATCAACCGTAAACTAAGATAGTGACCAATCAAGCAAAGCCCACGGCTAGCCAAGCAAGCAAAGCCAACGGCACCTCTTTTTAATTTGCTCTAGCTTCGCTACTGTATATAGCCATGAAAATATGTGTAATGTTTCAAATACACTAAAGATGGACGTTTCAATATGACTAATCAACAAAACTAAATATAAAATCGAACATTGGATGAACGCGATCGACCAATTTCTCAATGAGCTCCTTCTCCCCTTTTCTAAAACAATCTCATGCCCGCAGGTGGCCGTCGACGTTACGCATCAGAACATTGTGGTGGGCGGTGGGGGTGACAGGGCCGGTTTGTTGCTAGCGACGTTGGGCATCAAAATGTTGTGCGCTGGCCAATGACACGGAGGATGTGTTTGCTGATTGGCGGTCGGTGGTCGGCACAGTGGAGCTGGGAGACCTAGATTCAGAATGGGCATGCTAATAATAAAAGGCCAGAAAACCATTTGTTTTCCACTTCAACTTGTGCCTCTCTAGTTACTCAACCGTGAACTCGCTGCGCAATGGACCAGAATAACGTTTTGTCACTCATCCCTCGTCAACCGTCGTCTACATCCATAAAAAACTAACCAAGCAGCTTTGTAGAAGGCCCCCGTGAACCCGTCAGGTCCGGGCGCCTTGTCGCTGGGCATTGCCTTGATCGCGTTCCATACCTCCTCGGTGCTGAAAGCAACCTCCTGATCGGAGAGGTCAACTGGGACGATGTCCAGCGCGTCGAAGTTCAGAGATGTGCGGGCAGTAGACGGCGATCCGAAGACACCTGCGAAGTGGTCGTGAAGTGCCTGCTCCACGGCGTCGTGGTCGGCAATGACATGCCCCGCCACTGTTAAGGACGGTATATAGTTTCTTCTCCTTCGTCCTCTGGCAATGAGGTGGAAGTATGCGGTGTTAGCATCACCCTCACTCAGCTGGCGCACCCGCGATCTCTGCCTGGCCATCCTCTTCCTGAGAGCTGCTTCTTCCTCAGACAGCGTCCTGGTCTCTTGAGCTGTGTCGAGGCGTGAGATGAGTTCGCGGGCCATCAACAGCTGCGATTTGATTTCCCCGATTCTTGTGGCTCACCATCGCTGCAGTGCTCTAACCAGCGCCCTAAGCATGCTGTCGAGCCGCTGTAGTGGGTCAGCAGCTGGCGATCGTCTGGACGTTGGCCGCGGAGTTTGGCTTTGCCTGTCCGACCAATTCGTGGTCGTAGACTTGAAGGCAACCTGCTGGAACAGGGACGACAACAAGTATGGAGTCAGCCAAGAGATTATCGAGTTCTCGTCCATCCTCGTCGACGCTGCAACCGGTCACCCCATGTCGTCCACCTTCCACGAGTATGTCATCCCAACAGAACATCATGAGCTGAGCGAGTTCTGCAAGAACTACAACGGCATCAAGCAGGAAGATGTGCAACGCGGTAATGGCGCCGTGACGCTGTCCGAGGCGCTGCAGCCGCACGAAGCCTGGATACAGGAGAACAATaatggaagaggaggtggtggtggtggcggcggcggcagcggcctcGACGTCAACAGCagtgccgccgtcgtcgtcgtgacGTGGGGCAACTGGGACTGCCGCATATATGATGCTGAAGCAGGAGTGCCATCGCAAGGACTTGCGCATCCCTGATTACTTCGCCCGGTGGATCAACGTCAAGACACCCTTCGCGGACAAGTACGGCAACGGCTACTGGAACAAATCTGTGAAGGAGGCATTGGAGGCTACGGAGGTGCTGGAATGGGAGGGCGCCATCAAAGGCGGGAGGGAGGAACAAGGCGCGCCTTCTTTCATTGCTCATCCAACAGGGCGCCAACCTCGCCATCACAAGCTGGCTCGacccagctgctgctgctgctgcacctaATAATTAAATTAATATAATACCGCTGTGGTAGTTTCTCTTAATAATTCTCAGCTGATATACATTGAGGCTGCGGGTGGGGACTGCTCTGCTGGACGAGACGCTCTTCGTGTTCTGGTTTccttttgaggtggtttgcgTAATAACCTTTTGCTTTGTAATAATGTCGATCGTACCTCTGTTGTTGGCTTGTATCTTTTTTAAAGCAATTGTTGGCTTCTCGGCTAATTTGTTTGCCTTAATTGTTCCAAGTAGCCTCGTGATGATGAGTTGATTGTGTTTCATGACCATTTTTTTGCTGGGCTTAGTTTTCCATTCGATACTACTATGCCAAATTTTATTTTACAAAAATCATCAGCTCGCACCAGCCTGTTTTACGAAGCTGGTGTGGTTATGTACATCTCATCTCAGGGAGTTGAACCTGATGTGGGAATGTAGATCGATTTGCTGGGAAGAACTCTTGTCTTGAGCGATTTGCCGCTCGGCGTCATCGCCAGCGCGTGTGGCACCTCCAATTCTCCATGGAGGAAGCTGCAGAGCTGCTGAACAATATAGAAAGCATGAGCTCGCTGTCTTTACTCCTGGTGACACTGACACCTATTCTCAAGGTCATGTTGGCAGGGACCAAGAGTAGGCAGGCCACCTGAGAGTTATCTGCCTAAATAAGTACTCGCAGACTGTAATAAAACAAAGCCTGTTCATGGTTAAACTGCATGGATGAGTCTTTCATAACTACATAGCTCgtcaaataaaacaattgaactgAAGTAAGCAACGTTTCAAATTACAACTTGTGTCAAGGAAACAGATTCCAACTTATCTCATCACACAGATGTGGCAATTGGTCACTCTGTCGCATGGGAAACCGAATATTCAGGAGCAGAAAACAGAGTACAATATATCGATGCATGTTTAAGGCTAAACTGTTTTGACACTGAGTGATTTGCCAGAAAAATAAGTAGATTGTAGTAAATAAAACATGTTTATGGCTAAACTGCATGTCTGCATGGATGGGTGTTGCAACTACCTAGTTCATCTAATAAAATAATGAAGTGAGTAACATTTCAAATGAAATTTTATTCCAAGGAAAACATATTCAAACTATCTCACATAAATGTGACAATTAGCCACTCTGGAACATAGGGAAGTGAACCTTTAGGAGCAGATAACTGAGTACAATATACCGATGCACCATCTGAACAAACTACTACCTAAGGTTAAAGCTTGAAATTCCCCCGTGACTGCATTGGTTTAGAGTTTGCAGAAACTAAAGGGTAACAGACCACCTCATATATCTAAATGTCCAAACCTATATAAAGGTCAATCTTCATCTGGTgtttcctcatcgtcatcattgTTGCCATATCTCCAGCCATCTTCAATGTTGTTGCCTCCGTCTTCTTCGGTCTCTTCACTATCATCTTGGTACGTAGCTTTACCTGGCCACTGGTTCCTGACACCACCGATGTCAGAAGGCATCGCTCTCGAGGTCTTGGCATTGTAGGATTTGGATGAGTGGACCTTATGCTTGCTCCTTTTGGGGTTTGGTGCAATCTCACCAACCTCAGCATAGTTATACTGGTAGGTCTGTTCATTCGCAGCATGCTGACCAGCAGAAGCACCGACCTTACCATTTTCCTCTTGACCGTGTTCAGGGTGCTGAGTTTTTAGATGAAGGTTCAATTTGTAACCGTGAATGTATGCTTTGTCACAACCTTCATAGGGGCAGACATATGGGCGATCAGCATAGCTTGTGGTTGCTGGAGTCGAAGGCTTCTGGGCGACACGCGGTTTTTCTGCTGCTGGCGCTGGCGCATGTTGCACTGCAATAGGAGTTCCAATCTGCACCATGGTTCAATAGACAGAATAAATTACACAAGGGAAAAGTATAGAGTTTGTATTGACAAGTGTGATATATTTATAATGTAACATTATGGAACTTTCCAATGCAATGATATATCCTTCACCTGATATAAAAACAGATGTATATGAACGAATTGTGTATCAACAAGGAGGCTCAATAGGCTGACAGCAAAGAACTATATGATAAGCACAACATACAATACAAGGGCAAACTGAACAGCTGCACAGAGCCATACTGCAATCTGGCATGCCAGCACTACGGTCTACAAAATATTTAGTTAAGAGAATCTTTTATCATTTTTTTACATATTTCACATGCGGATCTAGGACTCAGGATGTAATTTAGTTATCGTATAAAAGAACAGTAATATTGAAGCGAACAATCAACCACAAGGGTAAATGCATCTTGAATGATGATTACAGAAGTTTAAGCACAATAGCAGCATACCTTTTCATGTGACTTGACATGTGCTGATAGTTTGAAGTCACTTGTAAATCTTTTGCCACATGCAGGGAAAGGGCATATGTGATAATTCTCCAATGCATGTGTTTTCAGGTGTGACCGTAAGTTAAAATCCAATGAGAAGGCCTGAAATTCAAAACATTTGTTTGTTTGAAAATGTAAATGCACTATAGCCAAAGACACATGACTCTAAGAAAAGATATCCATTCACATTAAAAGAAAGGAACTGCCAAGGACCAGTTGGCTAGAATGTTTAGGGTCAGGCCACCATCCTATTGTCCCCCAAATGGCCTCTGAACAAGGCTGGGTTAGGCCTGCTACCGACacccagaaaagaaaaaggctggGCTAAAGGCCCtattttttgaaggaaaaaaatTACTTCAAACAAGTCATTCATGGAGTCATGGATGTGCACGTTGGAAGTTTTTCATTGTATAAAGCCCAAAATTTAGCCACAAGTTTGGGAACACAGCAACTGAGTACTTGAGTATACAAACATACAATGGGGCTGGATGCATCTACTGAAATCAGATTAGAGATTAGGTTGAACTAAAAACATCAAAGGAACATCTTGAATTACAGAGAATTAAAATACCATATGACAGTTCACCATTCGATACAACATTTGCTATGCATGGATATCTACAACTCCGAAAAGATAAGGGGTGTGGTGATGGTTGAAAGCAAAAGAGCCACAGTGCTCTAGAAATCCATGATACCTTATAAGTGCATTGCTAGAGAGGGATGAGGTGATTACCTTACCACAGCCTGGATGTGGACAGACAAAATCCTTTTGTCCTGTATGGATAAGATAATGTCTCTTCAACTTGGAGCTATCAACAAATTTCTGCCAGATAGAACAACAAAGTAGTTAGGGTCTACAATGACAATTTGAAAGTTCTCGGCATACATAATATCTGACGTGTGGTTTATAAGTAATTAAGACAAGACAGAGCAAAAGGGCTGAAAAGTTGAATGTATAATTTTTGTTTAAGGCTTCGTAGTATGATAGGTACCATCAAATTCAGTTATGATTTACTTTGCCATTAGTTGTAATGCAATTAAGAAGTAAATCTTAGAAAAAACAATACAATTATAAATAACAGGACTGCTCAGGAACTCAGGATAAAGACTGGACAGGTACATCCTGAGTGATAGAAATATTCAGTATAAGGAATAGGGAGTGGTAGACATATTCAGTTAAACAAGAACATCTCGAGATGTTTTGTGTTTGAGAGCAGATAAGTACAGCAAGGCTCAAGTGCATATCACAATAACAAACAATAAGTATGTGGTACTAATGCTCGTTCCAACTGAGATCCAGGCGGAGATACCTTCCCACAGTTGGGCTCGGTGCAGATATACTGCCTCTCGTTGTGCACATGAGCATGCTTGCGGAGCGCGCTGACATCAACAAAGCTCTTGCCGCAGTTGTCGTAGCTGCAGAGGAAGAGGATCTCTGTGGTAGGTTCAGGCTTGGGGGCTTCCACATCTAGCACTCTGGGGTTCTCCTTGGAGTTTCTGTACCCATCCTCTGCACACAGGTAAGGAAAGGGGTTGTAACTGTAATCACCCGCTAGCTAGCTGTGGAGTACCACAAATCTGCACTTAGCTACTGCTCTAGACAAATGAACAATCAGCGTCATCAATGGACATCTAGACCTAGACTCTTGTCACAGATTCAAGAACCCATGTATATCTTAGTATCTTACAATACAACCTCAGTGAAGCGGGAGGAAACCAAGGGAATGAAGAAAAGGGGGGAGATTTAGTAGGAACAAACAGTTAGTACCTCTGACCCACTTGAAGAGCGAGCACTTGCCGCCAGAGCACGCAAGATCCTGCGGGATCCTGCGAAGCCAAGCGCAACCAAGAACAATGCAGCGCGCGCAATTTATTAGCTCAGGTGAATTCCAGTCAGAAGAAGCGGAAATTCTCTCCTTCTCAGGAagagagagcgagagggagaggaGCCAAGAACGCACCATTGCTTGACCCACCGAGCGGCGGGGCGCGGCGGGAGGCGAAGCGCCTGCGGCTGCGAGTGCTGCGGCGGGTAGTAGTACTTGTGGCCCCCCGatccggcggccgccgccgggtACTCCATCGCCTCCCCCCTCGCTTCTTGCCTGTGGCGTGGAAGGAATCCTCGCTAGGGTTTCGTGTGTGTCTCGCTCTCTCGCCGGCTGCGGCGGCTGGGGCTCTTGGTCGGTTCGGGTTGCTCGGTCGGTCGGTCGGAGCTCACCTTTGCTGGCGTCGCGGGTTTAACGGCGGCCGGAGAATGCCTCACCTTTGCTTTCTTCCCCTCCGTCACGACTCCCCAGTGTTGCTGCGCGAATCTCAAAGCAATTCAACGGCAGGTCTTTAGCCTCCGAATTATATTCCCTCTTTGACATTGACTGGACAAATGCTAAATGGCACTCCTTACATAATACTCCCGGACCATTAATTCCTTCTAGAATACATTGAAATTTGGATACAAATCTACACTCCCTCTttttccaaattataaatcgttttgttttttttaaatacatATTTTTTTTTACTATGTACATAGTTATTATTATGTATCTATATATAACATaatttttgttatgtatctataCATAACATATGTAGGTGCATACAAtaacctatgtatctagaaaagccaaaataatTTATATTCGAAACGGAGGGAGCATGTGTCTCCAAAGTAAACGACACAATAGTTATTGATGTTGTATAACTTTTAAGGTTTGGTTAAGTCTTATCTTGAATGTTTTTTTTATATAGATTGGACTATCAATCAATCTATGGAATTTGTGACCCGCTGGTGTCTGTCAacatcccttcttcttcttcttttgaaacaGCCAACATCTCTTCTAACCAGATAGTatacagcatgttcg
It encodes:
- the LOC136481844 gene encoding zinc finger transcription factor YY1-like, giving the protein MEYPAAAAGSGGHKYYYPPQHSQPQALRLPPRPAARWVKQWIPQDLACSGGKCSLFKWVREDGYRNSKENPRVLDVEAPKPEPTTEILFLCSYDNCGKSFVDVSALRKHAHVHNERQYICTEPNCGKKFVDSSKLKRHYLIHTGQKDFVCPHPGCGKAFSLDFNLRSHLKTHALENYHICPFPACGKRFTSDFKLSAHVKSHEKIGTPIAVQHAPAPAAEKPRVAQKPSTPATTSYADRPYVCPYEGCDKAYIHGYKLNLHLKTQHPEHGQEENGKVGASAGQHAANEQTYQYNYAEVGEIAPNPKRSKHKVHSSKSYNAKTSRAMPSDIGGVRNQWPGKATYQDDSEETEEDGGNNIEDGWRYGNNDDDEETPDED